Proteins encoded by one window of Cylindrospermum stagnale PCC 7417:
- a CDS encoding cupin domain-containing protein has protein sequence MYATRCVIPVIKSPKDYQTYRISPQDSNRLAIIFDSTNANTSLTCCVEIFDVGGQTPPNRHQWALEMFFVLKGEGMAICDGKNMQIKAGDSLLVPPTGTHLIKNTGNSRLYTLTIMVPNEDFSELIRSGIPVELDEEDMAVLGKYDSLIPC, from the coding sequence ATGTACGCTACTCGTTGTGTAATTCCGGTGATCAAATCTCCTAAAGATTACCAAACATATCGCATCAGTCCCCAGGACTCCAATCGGTTAGCGATTATTTTTGATTCCACAAATGCTAATACTTCTTTAACTTGTTGTGTGGAAATATTTGATGTTGGTGGACAAACGCCGCCCAATCGTCATCAATGGGCATTGGAAATGTTTTTTGTCCTCAAAGGAGAAGGAATGGCGATTTGCGATGGTAAAAATATGCAAATCAAAGCTGGGGATAGTTTATTAGTGCCTCCTACTGGCACACATTTGATTAAAAATACAGGCAATAGTCGCTTGTATACCTTGACAATTATGGTTCCCAACGAAGATTTTTCAGAACTAATTCGCAGTGGGATTCCGGTAGAGTTAGATGAGGAAGATATGGCAGTGCTGGGTAAATATGATTCTTTGATACCCTGTTAA
- a CDS encoding NupC/NupG family nucleoside CNT transporter, translating into MERAISALGILIFIGISYAFSINRHAVRWRTVAWGLGLEFVLALAILKTPWGLNVFKSLGDIVSNFLAFSDVGAKFVFGENFKDHFFAFQVLPTIIFFSAFISVLYHYGILQRVVNLLAWGLMKTMKTSGSESLSCAGNIFLGPTESALMVKPYIANMTQSELHAVMTGGFATIAGGVLGAYLSFGIPAEHLIAAFFMSAPISLVVSKLLYPETEISETTGKSQMEIKSNYVNVIDAATTGAIDGVKLAVNVAVVIIAFLGLLAAVNALLGWLGALVGLQQLSLEWILSLIMAPVAWLMGVPFADCGQVGALLGKKTILNEFLAYVDLGKLIEKQQISQRAAIITTYALCNFANIGSIGITIGGIAAIAPNRQQDLARMGVRAMIGGLLASFITACIAGMLV; encoded by the coding sequence ATGGAACGCGCCATTTCCGCCTTGGGAATCTTGATTTTTATTGGCATTTCCTACGCTTTCTCGATCAATCGCCATGCTGTACGTTGGCGAACAGTCGCTTGGGGGTTAGGTTTGGAGTTTGTCTTGGCGCTGGCGATTCTCAAAACTCCCTGGGGTTTGAATGTGTTTAAGTCACTGGGGGATATAGTCAGTAATTTTTTAGCATTTTCTGATGTCGGTGCCAAATTTGTCTTTGGCGAAAATTTCAAAGATCATTTCTTTGCCTTTCAAGTGCTACCGACAATTATCTTTTTCTCTGCATTTATTAGTGTTTTGTATCATTACGGCATTTTGCAGCGGGTGGTGAATCTACTGGCTTGGGGGTTGATGAAGACGATGAAAACATCAGGTTCTGAGTCTTTATCTTGTGCTGGTAATATCTTCTTGGGGCCCACAGAATCAGCGCTGATGGTTAAACCTTATATAGCCAACATGACGCAATCAGAACTCCATGCAGTCATGACTGGTGGTTTTGCCACAATTGCTGGTGGGGTACTAGGCGCTTATCTCTCCTTTGGTATCCCAGCAGAACATCTGATTGCGGCTTTCTTTATGAGCGCTCCTATTTCATTAGTAGTATCAAAATTGCTTTATCCAGAAACGGAAATATCGGAAACTACTGGTAAATCCCAGATGGAAATCAAGAGCAATTATGTGAATGTGATTGATGCGGCTACTACGGGAGCGATTGACGGCGTCAAGTTAGCCGTTAACGTTGCCGTAGTCATTATTGCCTTTTTGGGGTTGTTGGCTGCTGTGAATGCTCTGCTGGGATGGTTGGGGGCGCTTGTTGGTTTACAGCAACTGTCGTTGGAGTGGATATTGTCTTTGATTATGGCTCCTGTGGCGTGGTTGATGGGTGTACCTTTTGCTGATTGTGGACAAGTTGGGGCGTTATTGGGTAAAAAGACTATCCTCAATGAGTTTCTGGCTTATGTGGATTTGGGGAAACTAATTGAGAAACAGCAGATTTCCCAACGTGCAGCCATTATTACGACTTATGCTTTATGTAATTTTGCGAATATCGGCTCGATTGGAATTACTATTGGCGGGATTGCGGCGATCGCACCAAACCGCCAACAAGATTTAGCTCGCATGGGTGTAAGAGCCATGATTGGCGGCTTACTTGCCAGTTTTATCACTGCTTGTATTGCAGGGATGCTGGTGTGA
- a CDS encoding amidohydrolase: protein MNFIIQNVLIPVESGYTTVDVQVVDGKIAAIAPQIDAIAPIIDGKNKLLLPGFFNAHTHSSEMWQRGIMSVLPLELWLAELYDFAPLDPEQVYLSALGTAVETLLSGGTSVVDHLVLIPGLELETIATAVRAYREVGIRAFIAPLIQDESITAGIPSGESAQIHEPYFRSTAATLEIIEEAVRQFHRPEEGVNILVAPTGIQLCSDALFTGCIELSNRYNLCRHSHLLETKAQEKLALEKYGCTAVEHLWHIGFLGDRTSLAHCVWLTDADIAILAQTQSTVVHNPLSNLRLGSGIAPILKYLQAGVNVTFGCDGASSNDSQDLLEAIKIGSILHNVTDLDYQHWITPRQSVEMASLGGATGLNLADKLGSLTVGKQADLVLYDLTNLSLLPRTDPIGLLVLGRPTNVVDHVWVNGKQIVADGNVTTINVDNLRQELFNRSQWETSRKSQTAAQLELHYRTVMGL from the coding sequence GTGAATTTTATTATCCAAAATGTTCTAATTCCCGTTGAAAGTGGTTACACAACCGTAGATGTGCAGGTTGTGGACGGTAAAATCGCCGCCATCGCCCCTCAGATAGATGCGATCGCCCCCATCATCGATGGTAAAAATAAACTGTTGTTGCCCGGTTTCTTCAACGCCCACACCCACTCTTCAGAAATGTGGCAGCGGGGAATTATGTCAGTTTTGCCTTTAGAATTATGGCTGGCGGAACTGTATGATTTTGCCCCCCTCGATCCCGAACAGGTATATCTCAGCGCTTTGGGGACGGCGGTGGAAACCCTGCTTTCTGGCGGAACGAGTGTGGTAGATCATTTGGTGTTAATTCCAGGACTTGAGTTAGAAACCATCGCCACCGCTGTTCGCGCTTATCGAGAAGTGGGGATTCGCGCCTTTATTGCCCCCTTAATTCAAGATGAATCGATTACCGCAGGTATTCCCTCTGGAGAATCAGCCCAAATTCATGAACCTTATTTCCGCTCAACGGCAGCTACTCTGGAAATTATCGAAGAAGCGGTGCGGCAGTTTCATCGGCCAGAAGAGGGGGTGAATATTTTAGTTGCACCGACGGGGATTCAGTTGTGTAGCGATGCTTTGTTTACTGGATGTATTGAATTAAGTAACCGTTACAATCTGTGTCGTCATTCCCACCTACTGGAAACCAAAGCACAGGAAAAACTTGCCCTAGAGAAATATGGTTGCACCGCTGTTGAACATTTATGGCATATTGGCTTTTTAGGCGATCGCACAAGTCTAGCTCATTGTGTCTGGTTAACTGATGCTGACATCGCCATTCTTGCACAAACCCAATCCACAGTTGTTCACAATCCCCTGAGTAATCTGCGTTTAGGCAGTGGCATCGCCCCAATTTTAAAATATCTTCAAGCTGGGGTAAACGTGACTTTTGGTTGTGATGGCGCTTCTAGCAACGACTCCCAAGACTTGTTAGAAGCAATCAAAATCGGTTCCATCTTGCACAATGTTACAGACTTAGATTATCAGCATTGGATTACACCCCGGCAATCAGTAGAAATGGCATCTTTGGGAGGGGCAACAGGACTGAATCTCGCGGATAAACTCGGTTCCCTCACCGTCGGTAAACAAGCCGATTTAGTACTTTATGACCTTACCAACTTATCACTGCTGCCCCGTACAGATCCCATCGGTTTATTAGTTTTAGGGCGTCCCACCAATGTTGTTGATCACGTTTGGGTGAATGGCAAGCAAATTGTTGCCGATGGAAATGTTACCACCATCAACGTTGACAACTTGCGGCAAGAATTATTTAACCGCAGTCAGTGGGAGACATCGCGCAAATCTCAAACTGCGGCTCAATTGGAGCTTCATTATCGCACAGTCATGGGTTTGTGA
- a CDS encoding cysteine hydrolase family protein, whose product MNLPVRTLGVAPNAWGVNQAIADITRPPKTPQPVTLSTETKTLRLDLAKTAIVIIDMQNDFCHPDGWLAHIGVDVSRARQPIEPLQTLLPELRAAGVAVIWVNWGNRPDLLNISASSLHVYNPTGDGVGLGDPLPSNGAKVLMAGSWAAAIVDELPQLPTDVHVDKYRMSGFWDTPLDSILRNLGTTTILFAGVNADQCVLTTLCDANFLGYDCVLVKDCTATTSPEYCWLATLYNVKQCFGFVTDTAAMLTALNNPESIGGNK is encoded by the coding sequence ATGAATCTACCTGTTCGGACATTGGGCGTTGCACCAAATGCTTGGGGTGTGAATCAAGCGATCGCAGATATTACTCGTCCGCCAAAGACGCCACAACCGGTTACTTTATCCACAGAAACGAAAACCCTGCGCCTAGATTTGGCAAAAACTGCGATCGTCATTATCGATATGCAAAACGACTTTTGCCACCCAGATGGCTGGTTAGCGCATATCGGCGTTGATGTCAGTAGGGCGCGTCAACCCATCGAACCCTTACAAACCTTACTTCCAGAACTTCGTGCCGCAGGTGTTGCCGTAATTTGGGTAAATTGGGGCAATCGTCCCGACCTACTCAATATTAGTGCGAGTTCACTTCATGTCTACAATCCCACAGGTGACGGCGTTGGCTTGGGCGATCCTTTACCTAGTAATGGTGCTAAAGTACTCATGGCAGGTAGTTGGGCGGCGGCGATAGTAGACGAACTCCCACAACTACCGACAGATGTCCACGTGGATAAATACCGCATGAGTGGATTTTGGGATACCCCCTTAGATAGTATTTTGCGGAATCTCGGAACGACGACAATATTATTTGCTGGCGTTAATGCTGACCAATGTGTCTTGACTACCCTGTGTGACGCCAACTTTTTAGGATATGACTGCGTGTTAGTCAAAGACTGCACTGCTACAACTTCGCCAGAATATTGTTGGCTGGCGACATTATACAACGTGAAACAGTGCTTCGGTTTTGTTACTGACACAGCAGCAATGTTAACAGCGCTAAATAACCCTGAATCAATAGGGGGGAATAAATAA
- a CDS encoding trifunctional serine/threonine-protein kinase/ATP-binding protein/sensor histidine kinase yields MVSLTGYQIHELIYSGSRTLVHRGIRESDKKPVVIKLLRREYPTFNELVRFRNQYTIAKNLNFDGIVETYSLEHYENSYALVMEDFGGISLQEYTANYTPNLSDFLDIALQIVSILDRLYRHRVIHKDIKPANILINPATKEVKLIDFSIASLLPRETQTLTSPNILEGTLAYLSPEQTGRMNRGIDYRSDFYSLGVTFFEFLTGQLPFAAEDPMELVYCHLAKLPPQVHSLNPDIPPILSEIISTLMAKNAEDRYQSALGLKHDLETCRCQWQETGIIDEFKLGVRDICDRFQIPEKLYGRETEVATLLAAFERVAQGSTEMMLVAGFSGIGKTAIVKEVHKPIVRQRGYFIKGKYDQFQHNIPFSAFVQALSDLTWQLLSETDAQLQQWKTKILAALGENAQVIIEVIPGLEKIIGQQPPVRELSGSAGQNRFNLLFQKFIQVFTTKDHPLVIFLDDLQWADSASLKLMQLLMTETSTPYLLLIGAYRDNEVEPTHLLMLTLSEIKKTRAIINSITLKPLNLTDLNYLIADTLNCSLEIAVPFTKLVYQKTKGNPLFANQFLKFLHENKLISFNFNVGYWQCDIAQIKELALTDDVVEFMALQLQKLPRATIEVLKFAACIGNEFDLATLAIVYEKSQSETAVDLWKTLQEGLVIPTSEVYKFFQSESYINELQQLTVCYKFLHDRVQQAAYLLIPEGQKKATHLKIGQLLLKNTSFREKEDHIFAIVNQLNVGANLITNQLEKKELAQLNLIAGHKAKSATAYEPAVRYLNAGLEMLSADSWQCQYDLTLKLYIETIEAEYLNINFERSTNLTKVALQNTNTLLDQVKLYEAQMQIYIAQLEMVKAVELGLIILGKLGISLISLEGDDSLVVELPNIAELEEIWVMTDPYKLSAMQILKILSAPVFMAKPEIFPQIIITMVNLCIEHGNSALSSFAYGFYGLLLSGIGKLNDGYHAGNIALKLLDKFDARELKARVYNLFNSNIRTWKEHAKNSVASLREGVQSGLDTGDIEWGGYCAANLCSYLFFSTDKLELAVQEQAIYIDICIKIKQEIPIHFSQVWRQLGLNLQGLSEDKCLLIGDSFDEAQILPRLIAAKSGTVLFIFYVAKTILLYHFKDYDQALKQVKLAEDMAGSAFGFMQVVILNFYHSLALLGNYSQVEIPEKQKYLKQVEINQEKMKFWAEHAPMNNQHRYDLVEAEKARVIGQNWVAAEKYDRAIAGAKQNEYIQEEALANELATQFYLKWGKEKFAQIYLTNAYYCYALWGAKAKVDDLEKRYTQLLAPILQPEKNRLNTSESLSTSSRTSQHTFSDAQTISSSSTSISEALDLASVLKASQALSSEIQLEKLLSRLMQVVMENAGSEKSVLILLKHNSWVIEAIATVDQAPTIMQSIPIEFSEDIPLNLINYVKNTLETLVVYDATEKTSFASDVYIIRHQPKSLLCTPILHQGKLIGILYLENNLIAGVFTNDRLTVLKLLCSQAAISLENARLYQQSQEYVQKLEFSLVELKEMQLQLVQSEKMSALGNLIAGVAHEINNPVGFIAGNIQPAIDSIGDLFQIIDLYQQQFPAPGAEIEAEIAEIDLEYLREDLLKLISSMKLGTDRIRSISNSLRTFSRVDQEYKVAFNIHEGIDSTILILKHRLKASETRPAIQIIKDYGNLPLVECFPGQLNQVFMNLLANAIDALEESNVGMNFHEIKDHPNEIKIQTCLSEEQEHVLIRIRDNGIGMSVEVKHKVFDHLFTTKAVGKGTGLGLAIARQIVVEKHGGTLEVNSVQGQGSEFVVQIPI; encoded by the coding sequence ATGGTGTCTTTAACTGGTTATCAAATACATGAGCTAATTTATTCAGGCTCCAGAACCCTAGTGCATCGTGGCATTAGAGAATCAGACAAAAAACCAGTAGTCATCAAACTGTTGCGGCGTGAGTATCCCACCTTTAACGAACTTGTGAGGTTCCGCAATCAGTACACCATTGCCAAGAACCTCAATTTTGATGGTATTGTCGAAACCTATAGCCTGGAACACTATGAAAACAGCTATGCTTTAGTGATGGAAGATTTTGGTGGAATTTCTCTCCAGGAATATACTGCCAACTATACCCCCAACCTCTCGGATTTTCTCGACATTGCGCTTCAAATCGTCTCTATTCTCGATAGATTGTATCGCCATCGAGTGATTCACAAAGATATCAAACCTGCCAATATTTTGATTAACCCCGCGACAAAAGAGGTAAAACTGATTGACTTTAGTATTGCCTCTTTACTTCCGAGAGAAACACAAACCCTCACCAGTCCGAATATTTTGGAAGGGACACTGGCATACCTATCACCCGAACAAACTGGAAGAATGAACCGGGGAATTGACTACCGCAGCGACTTTTATTCCTTGGGTGTCACCTTTTTTGAATTTCTCACAGGACAGTTACCTTTTGCTGCTGAGGACCCGATGGAGTTGGTCTACTGTCACTTAGCAAAGCTTCCCCCACAAGTCCATAGCCTGAATCCTGACATTCCGCCAATTCTTTCTGAGATCATTAGCACACTGATGGCGAAAAATGCCGAAGACCGCTATCAGAGTGCTTTGGGGTTGAAGCATGACTTAGAAACTTGTCGGTGTCAATGGCAAGAGACTGGCATCATAGATGAGTTTAAGCTAGGAGTGCGGGATATTTGCGATCGCTTCCAGATTCCAGAAAAACTCTATGGTCGGGAAACAGAAGTAGCAACCTTACTCGCGGCATTTGAACGGGTGGCACAGGGAAGCACCGAAATGATGTTAGTAGCGGGTTTCTCTGGTATTGGTAAAACTGCCATTGTTAAAGAAGTCCACAAACCGATTGTGCGACAACGGGGTTATTTTATTAAAGGCAAATATGACCAATTTCAGCACAACATTCCCTTTTCGGCGTTTGTACAAGCTCTCAGTGACTTAACTTGGCAATTACTAAGTGAAACTGATGCTCAGTTACAACAGTGGAAAACTAAAATTCTGGCAGCACTAGGTGAGAATGCTCAAGTAATTATCGAAGTGATTCCCGGACTAGAAAAAATTATCGGACAACAACCGCCAGTAAGAGAACTTTCGGGGAGTGCTGGACAAAATCGCTTCAATTTACTATTTCAGAAATTCATCCAAGTTTTCACCACCAAAGACCATCCCTTAGTAATCTTTCTGGATGATTTACAATGGGCAGACTCAGCATCTCTAAAGTTGATGCAATTGCTGATGACTGAAACATCTACTCCCTATTTATTACTAATTGGTGCTTATCGTGATAATGAGGTTGAGCCAACACATTTGTTGATGTTGACATTAAGCGAGATTAAAAAAACTAGAGCCATCATTAATAGTATTACCCTAAAACCGCTCAATCTAACAGATTTAAATTACCTCATCGCTGATACTCTTAATTGCTCGCTAGAAATTGCCGTACCGTTTACAAAACTCGTTTATCAAAAAACAAAGGGCAATCCTTTATTTGCTAATCAATTTCTCAAATTCCTGCATGAAAATAAATTAATTAGTTTTAACTTCAATGTAGGCTATTGGCAATGTGACATTGCTCAAATCAAAGAATTAGCACTTACAGACGACGTGGTTGAGTTTATGGCACTGCAATTGCAAAAGTTACCACGAGCCACTATCGAAGTATTAAAGTTTGCTGCTTGTATTGGCAACGAATTTGATTTAGCAACTCTCGCTATTGTCTATGAAAAATCTCAATCAGAAACAGCAGTTGACCTGTGGAAAACATTACAAGAAGGACTGGTTATTCCCACCAGTGAAGTTTACAAGTTTTTTCAATCTGAGTCATATATCAATGAACTTCAACAACTAACAGTCTGTTACAAATTCCTTCATGACAGAGTACAACAGGCTGCTTACTTGCTAATTCCCGAAGGACAGAAAAAAGCAACACATCTAAAAATTGGACAACTCCTGTTGAAAAACACATCATTTAGAGAAAAGGAAGATCATATCTTTGCAATTGTTAATCAGCTTAATGTTGGAGCGAATTTAATCACCAATCAATTAGAAAAAAAGGAACTGGCTCAACTCAATCTGATAGCAGGACACAAAGCTAAGTCAGCCACTGCTTATGAACCAGCAGTTAGGTATCTGAATGCTGGATTAGAAATGCTGTCGGCTGATAGTTGGCAGTGTCAGTATGATTTAACACTGAAACTCTACATCGAAACCATCGAAGCGGAATATTTAAATATTAACTTTGAGCGCTCAACTAACCTGACTAAAGTTGCTCTACAAAACACAAATACTCTGCTTGATCAGGTTAAGTTATATGAAGCTCAAATGCAGATTTATATCGCTCAATTAGAGATGGTTAAAGCCGTCGAACTTGGGTTGATAATTTTAGGAAAGTTAGGTATTTCTCTGATAAGTTTAGAAGGAGATGATAGCTTAGTTGTAGAATTGCCCAATATAGCTGAACTTGAAGAAATATGGGTGATGACTGATCCCTATAAACTGTCAGCAATGCAGATTTTAAAAATTCTGTCTGCTCCTGTTTTTATGGCCAAGCCAGAAATTTTTCCACAAATCATCATTACAATGGTCAATCTCTGTATTGAACATGGTAATTCAGCTTTATCTTCGTTTGCCTATGGTTTTTATGGTTTGTTACTATCTGGAATCGGCAAATTAAACGATGGATATCATGCTGGAAATATTGCTTTAAAATTATTAGATAAGTTTGATGCTAGAGAACTCAAAGCCAGAGTTTACAATTTGTTTAATTCCAATATTAGAACCTGGAAAGAACATGCTAAGAATAGTGTTGCTTCTCTACGAGAAGGGGTACAAAGTGGGTTGGATACAGGAGATATTGAGTGGGGCGGTTATTGTGCTGCTAACCTATGTAGTTACCTATTTTTCTCCACAGACAAACTGGAATTAGCTGTTCAGGAACAAGCAATATATATAGATATTTGCATAAAAATCAAACAAGAAATACCTATTCATTTTTCTCAAGTATGGCGACAACTAGGTTTGAATTTGCAAGGATTATCTGAGGATAAATGTTTATTAATTGGCGATAGCTTTGATGAAGCTCAAATTCTACCTCGTTTAATTGCTGCCAAAAGCGGCACAGTGTTATTCATTTTTTATGTAGCCAAAACAATTCTGCTTTACCACTTTAAAGATTATGACCAGGCTTTGAAACAAGTGAAGTTAGCGGAGGATATGGCAGGATCTGCATTTGGTTTTATGCAAGTTGTCATTCTCAACTTCTATCACTCATTGGCGCTGCTTGGCAATTATTCCCAAGTAGAAATTCCTGAGAAACAAAAGTACTTAAAGCAAGTTGAAATCAATCAAGAAAAAATGAAATTTTGGGCAGAGCATGCACCAATGAATAATCAGCATCGGTACGATTTAGTAGAGGCAGAAAAGGCGCGAGTAATTGGTCAAAATTGGGTAGCGGCTGAGAAATATGATCGCGCGATTGCTGGAGCAAAACAAAACGAATATATCCAAGAAGAAGCCCTCGCTAATGAACTCGCTACCCAATTTTATTTGAAATGGGGCAAAGAGAAATTTGCCCAAATCTATTTGACAAATGCCTACTACTGCTATGCTCTCTGGGGTGCTAAAGCCAAAGTTGATGACTTAGAAAAACGTTATACTCAATTACTTGCCCCTATATTGCAACCGGAAAAAAATCGCCTCAATACTAGCGAAAGTCTCTCTACTTCTAGTAGAACTTCCCAACATACTTTTAGCGATGCTCAAACCATTTCATCTAGCAGCACAAGTATTTCCGAAGCTCTAGATTTAGCAAGTGTTCTCAAAGCTTCTCAAGCCTTGTCTAGTGAAATTCAGCTAGAGAAGTTACTCTCTAGATTAATGCAAGTGGTGATGGAAAATGCAGGTTCTGAAAAATCTGTACTGATTTTGCTGAAGCATAATAGTTGGGTGATAGAAGCGATCGCCACAGTCGATCAAGCACCAACTATTATGCAATCTATCCCCATCGAATTCAGCGAAGATATCCCTCTTAACCTGATTAACTATGTCAAAAATACCTTAGAAACATTAGTGGTATATGATGCAACTGAAAAAACTTCTTTTGCTTCTGACGTTTACATTATTCGACATCAACCTAAAAGTTTACTGTGTACCCCAATTCTCCATCAAGGGAAGTTGATTGGCATTCTTTATTTAGAAAATAATCTGATTGCTGGGGTATTTACAAATGATCGCCTCACCGTCCTCAAACTCCTCTGCTCCCAAGCTGCTATTTCCTTAGAAAACGCTCGTCTTTATCAGCAGTCACAAGAGTATGTTCAAAAGCTAGAATTTTCTCTGGTTGAGTTGAAGGAGATGCAATTACAACTGGTGCAGAGTGAGAAGATGTCTGCATTGGGGAATTTAATTGCGGGTGTAGCCCACGAAATTAACAACCCTGTGGGATTTATTGCGGGTAATATACAACCTGCTATTGACTCGATTGGGGATTTATTTCAGATTATCGACCTCTATCAGCAACAATTTCCTGCGCCGGGTGCAGAAATTGAGGCGGAAATTGCAGAAATTGATTTGGAGTATCTGCGCGAAGATTTGCTCAAACTGATTTCTTCGATGAAACTTGGTACTGACCGCATTCGCAGTATCAGCAACAGTTTACGTACATTTTCGCGAGTAGATCAAGAGTACAAAGTTGCTTTCAATATTCACGAAGGCATTGACAGCACAATTTTGATTCTCAAGCACCGCTTAAAAGCATCAGAAACTCGTCCCGCTATTCAAATAATCAAAGACTACGGAAATTTACCGCTTGTAGAATGTTTCCCTGGTCAACTCAATCAGGTATTTATGAATTTGCTGGCAAATGCTATTGATGCTTTAGAGGAGTCTAATGTTGGGATGAACTTTCACGAGATTAAGGATCATCCTAATGAAATTAAGATTCAAACTTGCCTGAGTGAGGAGCAAGAACATGTTTTGATTCGGATTCGTGATAATGGCATAGGAATGTCTGTGGAGGTAAAACACAAGGTTTTTGATCATTTATTCACAACTAAAGCTGTTGGTAAAGGTACGGGCTTAGGATTAGCGATCGCCCGTCAAATTGTTGTGGAAAAACACGGTGGCACTTTGGAGGTAAATTCTGTACAGGGACAGGGTTCGGAATTTGTGGTTCAAATTCCGATTTAA